The Anaerohalosphaeraceae bacterium sequence AAGCTGCTGCGTGGTCGTGCTCAACGAAACCTGCTCCTGCACCAGCAGGATATCCGCCGGCCGGGCGATGCCGTTTCGCTCCTCGCTTCCGATGGCTTCCAGAATGGTCCCCATCCCGGACCGGACCGCTCCGCAGGTATTATAGGAAATAATACGAAGGGCCCCCTGTGCTCCCCCCAGCCACAGAAGGACAAAGCATCCGACGATTTGCCGCCTCCTGCGGCCGCATACATTTGCTTTAAACATCCGCTGTCAACTGTTTCCCGATAACTGACGACCGATGACTGATAACTGAAACCTGTTTACTGAATGGTCCCCTCCGCCGCATCAACCGCCTGCATCGCCAGCGCTCCCACCGTTGTAATCAAGGTCCCTTTCGGGAAATAATAGCGGACGCGAAGCGAACCGAGCATGTCCTGCGTTTCCACGTGCCCGTCGAAAAAGACCAGATTAATCCGCTTGTTATGCCGATAGGCCAGCCGTATTGCGGCATCCGACAAACTCCACGTCGAGGTATCCGTCAAGCTCGTCCGCCGCAGAAGATACGGGTCTCCGTTTCGCCGAAGCACCGGCCCCTGGAGCATAAAATTGCCCCCGTCGTTCTGATAGGGAAGATTGTTGAAACTCACACCCCGCTGCTCATCAAAGTAACGAGCCCCCTCCACAGCAAACACCTTCATCGATGGTGTGCCTAATTTGGTCAGCTTCGGCTGATAGGCCCGTCCGATCCGGGCATAACTGTAAATCTCCTGGTCCGTTACGACCCGACAGCCCGAAATCTGATACTCGCTGGACGCCCCCTGACCGCCGCTCGGGTACATATGAAAGCCCAAAACCGCCGAATAGCTCGAATACGAAATATCCTGCGGATTCACACCGGCAATCGCACTCGGATACACATAATCGTTTTTGACCCGATTCGAGGGGCACCGCAGTTCTTCATTGAGCAAATCCAGCAGCCGCTGCAGCGGCTCGGCCGCCAGCCCCAGTTCATCCCCCATCATCGGCGACATCCAGTCCACATTCTGATACGGGCTCGTGGAACCGTATCCGGCACCCGTCGAATAGACCTTCGCCCCGCTGGTGCTCGGGCCGGGTATCCACTGGTCCCACGCCGCCGAATAGAGATTCAGCCCGCTGCCGATTCCCTTCATATGTGCCCGGCAGACTACGCTTTCCGCCGCCTGCTTGGCCCGACGAAGCCCCGGCAGCAGAATCCCCAGCAGCATCGCCACAATCGCAATCACCACCAGCAGCTCTATCAGCGTAAACCCCAAAGAAGGATTGGACCGTGTGCTTCGGGCAGCTCGTTTTTGCGGTTTTTGGGATTTCATAAAAGGTCTCGCAGGTTTTTCGGTTCCCACTTTTTTGCCGGCAAG is a genomic window containing:
- a CDS encoding prepilin-type N-terminal cleavage/methylation domain-containing protein, which gives rise to MKSQKPQKRAARSTRSNPSLGFTLIELLVVIAIVAMLLGILLPGLRRAKQAAESVVCRAHMKGIGSGLNLYSAAWDQWIPGPSTSGAKVYSTGAGYGSTSPYQNVDWMSPMMGDELGLAAEPLQRLLDLLNEELRCPSNRVKNDYVYPSAIAGVNPQDISYSSYSAVLGFHMYPSGGQGASSEYQISGCRVVTDQEIYSYARIGRAYQPKLTKLGTPSMKVFAVEGARYFDEQRGVSFNNLPYQNDGGNFMLQGPVLRRNGDPYLLRRTSLTDTSTWSLSDAAIRLAYRHNKRINLVFFDGHVETQDMLGSLRVRYYFPKGTLITTVGALAMQAVDAAEGTIQ